A genomic region of Pyrus communis chromosome 14, drPyrComm1.1, whole genome shotgun sequence contains the following coding sequences:
- the LOC137714324 gene encoding uncharacterized protein, with product MALVEVCKQRLQSLRDDDFGNLLDDVQKFCEEHEIIVPNMDDLHFVLVKSRRKAPRLTNFHYYRVDLYFQVFDMQLKELNDRFNEVNTKLLLCMACWSPVNNFASFDKAKIVRLSQLYPQDFDRMDLMNLPIHLDNYIHDMKMHSEFSSLRGISDLAKELVKTGRCASYILMYKLLTLVLVLLVATASVERAFFTMNIVKTPLRNKMGDQ from the coding sequence ATGGCATTAGTGGAAGTATGCAAGCAAAGACTACAATCCTTGAGAGATGATGACTTTGGGAACTTGCTTGATGATGTACAAAAGTTTTGTGAGGAGCATGAGATTATCGTTCCTAACATGGATGATTTGCATTTCGTACTCGTAAAATCAAGGCGTAAAGCTCCAAGACTCACAAACTTCCATTACTATCGTGTGGACCtctattttcaagtttttgatATGCAACTAAAGGAATTGAATGATCGCTTCAATGAGGTAAACACCAAGTTGCTTCTTTGTATGGCATGTTGGAGTCCGgtgaataattttgcatcttttgacaaagcaaaAATTGTTCGTTTATCCCAACTTTATCCTCAAGATTTTGATCGTATGGACCTCATGAATCTTCCAATTCACCTTGACAATTACATTCATGATATGAAGATGCATAGTGAGTTTTCATCATTAAGAGGAATTAGTGATCTTGCAAAGGAGTTGGTGAAGACTGGGAGGTGTGCAAGCTATATATTAATGTATAAGCTTCTTACGTTGGTTTTAGTGTTACTGGTTGCAACTGCTTCGGTGGAGAGAGCTTTTTTTACTATGAACATTGTGAAAACACCATTGCGTAacaaaatgggagatcaatgA